One region of Oryza glaberrima chromosome 7, OglaRS2, whole genome shotgun sequence genomic DNA includes:
- the LOC127779246 gene encoding uncharacterized protein LOC127779246 → MPRSSSRSRDSIFAVRSTAFAAQRILVVHRSRVARDHQPSTNQLTHASQTDIASTIKPSPPLNPSRFTLHRYRAIVATRLLATVAAPSADKHEKPRHSVVPTAPSSRPLFFPGRAVAATVPPRADNAIRPASASNPPRTSLPPARSFLPGSVPRYTDRISSLRHVMDDVVEEILLRLPLDDPSCAARASAVCKHWRHLLADAGFLRRYRAFHRRRAPPRLDFIYDAGSPLARFAPTTAFRPADLDHDGWKPMDCRHGRALFRTSASAVLCAVSGCDHGGCHGGPFAVAFVANYVMEGEEEEITSPTSAWLYSSETGTWSAPSTVRHHNAEPFPKPSVLAGDGAVYFLTWHGRNILRYDLRKLDLTVIASPEIDDDDFENHLLMTTEDGGMGLARLVSGHSLQLWSWKPVSATAAAAWVQLRVIDLDLVIPGDAMRPRLLGFAEGTDMVFVDTTYDGAQVVQQIELSTLKVTKVLDECYASCVLPYMSFFLPGRQKGKLPPSAITL, encoded by the exons ATGCCGCGCAGCTCCTCCCGCtcccgggattcgattttcgccgtccgatccaccgccttcgccgcccaacGCATCCTCGTCGTCCACCGTTCTCGCGTCGCCCGTGATCACCAGCCGAGCACCAACCAACTCACCCAtgcctcccaaaccgacatcgcctccACTATAAAACCGAGTCCCCCTCTCAATCCCTCCCGCTTCACTCTCCACCGCTACCGCGCCATCGTTGCTACCCGGCtgctcgccaccgtcgccgctcctTCTGCCGACAAGCACGAGAAGCCGAGGCACTCCGTGGTGCCGACCGCCCCATCCTCGCGCCCCCTCTTCTTCcccggccgcgccgtcgcggCGACCGTCCCGCCACGAGCAGACAACGCCATCCGTCCCGCCTCAGCGTCGAACCCGCCGAGGACATCCCTGCCGCCGGCGCGTTCCTTCCTTCCCG GTTCCGTTCCTCGGTATACTGATCGGATCTCCTCGCTGCGACATGTAATGGACGACGTCGTGGAAGAGatcctcctccgtctcccgcTGGACGATCCCTCGTGCGCCGCCCGCGCGTCCGCCGTCTGCAAGCACTggcgccacctcctcgccgacgccggcttcctccgccgctaccgcgcgttccaccgccgccgagcgcctccGCGGCTGGACTTCATCTACGACGCCGGCTCCCCCTTGGCCCGGTTCGCCCCGACAACCGCATTCCGCCCTGCCGATCTCGACCACGATGGCTGGAAGCCCATGGactgccgccacggccgcgcccTCTTCCGCACATCTG CCAGTGCGGTGCTGTGCGCCGTGTCCGGCTGCGACCACGGCGGCTGCCATGGCGGCCCCTTCGCCGTGGCCTTCGTCGCCAACTATGTcatggagggggaggaggaggagatcacgTCGCCGACGTCGGCATGGCTGTACTCGTCGGAGACCGGAACATGGAGCGCGCCTTCCACTGTTCGCCACCACAACGCCGAACCCTTCCCCAAGCCCagcgtcctcgccggcgacggcgccgtctACTTCCTCACCTGGCACGGTAGGAACATCCTGCGCTACGACCTGCGCAAGCTGGACCTGACGGTGATCGCCTCGCCGGAGATAGACGACGACGACTTTGAGAATCATCTCCTCATGACGACGGAGGACGGCGGGATGGGGCTCGCCCGCTTGGTCTCAGGTCACTCCCTCCAACTCTGGTCGTGGAAGCCggtgtcggcgacggcggcggcggcgtgggtgcAGCTCAGGGTGATCGACCTCGACCTCGTGATTCCCGGCGACGCCATGCGACCTCGTCTGTTGGGCTTCGCGGAGGGCACCGACATGGTGTTCGTGGACACTACGTATGATGGTGCCCAGGTTGTCCAGCAGATTGAGCTCAGCACACTCAAGGTGACGAAGGTGTTGGACGAGTGCTACGCCTCTTGTGTTCTTCCTTACATGAGCTTCTTTCTCCCAG GTCGTCAAAAAGGCAAGTTGCCACCTTCAGCAATTACACTGTAA
- the LOC127780638 gene encoding uncharacterized protein LOC127780638: protein MAPPELTDDVVEEILLRLPPDDPSCSARASAVCKPWRRLLSDPVFLRRHRAFHRRRAPPLLGFIHHVSDEPARRVPSFAQFVPTTAFRPAELEHKNCWPLDCRHGRALFQSSNVELTIWDPMTGEVRRQREPYGTLCTFATAAVLCAVPGCDHHDCHGGPFVLVFVGNDEDDDGEEIASASSYSSETGTWTAASTVHHDDSLELESKPSVLAGDAVHFLTYFGKAILRYDLTKLELSVILPPVAYGDGDALLMTAEDGELGLALFDGEASIHLWARVAGAGWVRRNVIDLYAVLPFFDPVHSLSLVGFAEGTDIIFLHTIHGDYRMELKSLQISKLWEKDRCFNIFPYMSFFVPGRDRNKLPSPTIIASI from the exons ATGGCGCCGCCGGAGTTGACGGATGACGTCGTGGAGGAGATCctgctccgcctcccgccggacGATCCCTCGTGCTccgcccgcgcctccgccgtctGCAAGCCCTGGCGCCGTCTCCTCTCCGACCccgtcttcctccgccgccaccgcgcgttCCACCGCCGACGAGCACCTCCGTTGCTGGGCTTCATCCACCACGTCTCCGACGAACCCGCCCGCCGCGTCCCCAGCTTCGCGCAGTTTGTCCCGACCACCGCGTTCCGCCCCGCCGAACTGGAGCACAAGAATTGTTGGCCACTCGactgccgccacggccgcgcccTCTTCCAGTCCAGCAACGTCGAGCTCACCATCTGGGACCCCATGACCGGCGAAgtgcggcggcagcgcgagCCCTACGGCACCCTCTGCAcgttcgccaccgccgccgtgctctGCGCCGTGCCCGGCTGCGACCACCACGACTGCCACGGAGGCCCCTTCGTCTTGGTCTTCGTCGGcaacgacgaggacgacgacggggaggagATCGCGTCGGCATCCTCCTACTCGTCCGAGACCGGgacatggaccgccgcttccaCCGTCCACCATGACGATTCCCTCGAACTCGAAAGCAAGCCCAGCGTCCTCGCCGGAGACGCGGTCCACTTCCTCACCTACTTCGGCAAAGCCATCCTGCGCTACGACCTCACCAAGCTGGAACTCTCGGTGATCCTCCCGCCGGTGGCGTACGGGGACGGCGACGCTCTCCTCAtgacggcggaggacggcgagctGGGGCTCGCCCTCTTCGACGGCGAGGCCTCCATCCACCTCTgggcgagggtggcgggtgCAGGGTGGGTGCGGCGCAATGTGATCGACCTCTACGCTGTTCTCCCCTTCTTTGATCCTGTACACTCGCTGTCCCTGGTTGGCTTCGCGGAGGGCACCGACATCATCTTCCTCCACACCATTCATGGCGACTACAGGATGGAGCTCAAGTCACTGCAGATCAGCAAGCTGTGGGAGAAGGACAGATGCTTCAATATCTTCCCCTACATGAGCTTCTTCGTTCCAG GTCGTGATAGAAACAAATTGCCATCTCCAACAATTATAGCATCAATTTAG
- the LOC127780636 gene encoding uncharacterized protein LOC127780636: MSNHCVGGGAAGVDDLTDDLVAEILLRLRPSEPACLVRASAVCKPWRRLLTDQAFLRRYRDFHGAPPLLGFLHNVAGGGEDRYVPFTASPVSPPDIACPCWVALDCRHGRALLDEFPFSADFTMWHPMAGRRRRLPRPDLPYFMSYAAAVLCSAVGCNHLDCRGGGPFLVVVVGIDEPEQQNSRPWATVYSSDSDSWSPTTSDYLNLTLTPNCDVDRKPAALVGDALHFALAEGSGIIKYNMGECSLSRIHPPVVYKGGIVVMAMGGNLLGLGGIEGSILSMWSSDVSLDGGVRWEKNRVIKLESLLPSIDCVEAVACELAQPAPIGFVDGADIVFVRTDAGIFMIELKSMCVRKVCKRGYFKAVFPYTSFCTPGVHLQQNRVQFSRKRLLELREGDVATGMQSNGKSHKGGQP, translated from the exons ATGAGCAACCattgcgtcggcggcggcgccgccggagtcgATGACTTGACGGACGACCTCGTCGCcgagatcctcctccgcctccggccgtcCGAGCCGGCGTGCCTCGTCCGCGCCTCGGCCGTCTGCAAGCCCTGGCGCCGTCTCCTCACCGACCAggccttcctccgccgctaccGCGATTTCCACGGCGCGCCTCCCCTGCTGGGGTTCCTCCAcaacgtcgccggcggcggcgaagaccgGTACGTCCCCTTCACCGCCTCCCCGGTCTCCCCGCCGGACATCGCGTGCCCTTGCTGGGTCGCCCTCGactgccgccacggccgcgcccTCCTCGACGAGTTCCCCTTCAGCGCCGACTTCACCATGTGGCACCCCATGgcgggacgacggcgccggctcCCCCGCCCGGACCTCCCCTACTTCATGTCCTACGCCGCCGCGGTGCTCTGCTCCGCCGTCGGATGTAACCACCTCgactgccgcggcggcggccccttcctcgtcgtcgtcgtgggcaTCGACGAGCCGGAGCAGCAGAACTCGCGGCCGTGGGCGACCGTCTACTCGTCGGATTCCGATTCGTGGAGCCCAACGACCTCCGATTACCTCAACCTAACCCTAACCCCCAATTGCGACGTCGACAGGAAgcccgccgccctcgtcggAGATGCGCTCCACTTCGCCCTTGCGGAAGGTTCTGGAATCATCAAGTACAACATGGGAGAGTGCTCGCTTTCTCGGATCCATCCACCGGTTGTGTACAAGGGAGGCATTGTGGTGATGGCAATGGGGGGCAATCTGCTCGGGCTCGGCGGCATCGAGGGTTCCATCCTCTCAATGTGGTCTAGTGATGTGAGCCTGGATGGTGGTGTCAGATGGGAGAAGAACAGGGTTATCAAGTTAGAGAGCTTGCTACCAAGTATCGATTGCGTAGAGGCAGTAGCATGTGAGCTTGCACAACCAGCACCGATTGGCTTTGTGGATGGTGCTGATATCGTTTTCGTTAGAACAGATGCTGGCATCTTCATGATTGAGCTCAAATCAATGTGTGTTAGGAAGGTTTGCAAGAGAGGATACTTCAAAGCCGTCTTCCCCTATACGAGCTTCTGCACTCCAG GCGTCCATCTCCAGCAAAACAGAGTTCAGTTCAGTAGGAAGCGGTTGCTGGAACTAAGAGAAGGCGATGTGGCAACAGGTATGCAATCCAACGGCAAGAGCCACAAGGGGGGACAGCCGTGA
- the LOC127779991 gene encoding uncharacterized protein LOC127779991, giving the protein MGLCLSSGVAAAVAEAGMVASTAMVLLPTGELREYPRPATAARVLEDVAAAEGEEEDVGRRFFLCDADKMGFEGPVAAVAAAAELRPGQIYFVLPSEVRRRGMRREEVAALAVKASAALAAASSSSTTSGCGGGRRRRGSVAPLVFAPPEEEYEYDASDYCKSNASAAAAGKRRPVAARRGGGKGRQFATDLTAIPELDMITE; this is encoded by the coding sequence ATGGGGCTCTGCTTGTcgagcggcgtggcggcggcggtggccgaggCGGGGATGGtggcgtcgacggcgatggTGCTGCTGCCGACGGGCGAGCTGCGCGAGTACCCGCgccccgcgacggcggcgcgggtgctGGAGGatgtcgcggcggcggagggggaggaggaggatgtggggcGGCGCTTCTTCCTCTGCGACGCCGACAAGATGGGCTTCGAGGGACCCGTCgcggccgttgccgccgccgcggagctccGCCCCGGGCAGATCTACTTCGTGCTCCCGAGCGAGGTGCGGAGGCGCGGGATGCGCCGCGAGGAGGTCGCGGCGCTCGCCGTCAAGGCATCCGCCGCGCTCGCTgccgccagcagcagcagcaccacatccggatgcggcggcggccgccggcggcgtgggtCCGTGGCGCCGCTCGTGTtcgcgccgccggaggaggagtaCGAGTACGACGCGTCTGATTACTGCAAGAGCaatgcgtcggcggcggcggcggggaagcggcggccggtggcggcgcgccgcggcggcgggaaggggaGGCAGTTCGCTACCGATCTCACCGCCATTCCCGAACTCGACATGATCACCGAGTGA